A portion of the Sulfuricurvum kujiense DSM 16994 genome contains these proteins:
- a CDS encoding lipoprotein, which yields MRKARVIGFILLFLIVGIAASVYYYNRPAESSRIHISTNPWIGFTPFIYAQEKGWLESTPFRFLWLVDLTDNARLYERGFTQGFTATQYELLHFKNKNTIKPVFLIDQSFGADAIVSNRTLEELQNTREKVDVYLEQGSLNDDFFEAFVTEKGLQKVTFQKIDTSQKNISTLTEMSHPIIIISYQPYLAGLIKKGFKVLVSTQSMQTFFVVDALFVDEKTIQGREKEFADLKKLFALGVERFKRDPHEYYETIKGYLEGQSYEEFMETTTQIKWLYQTHPNEIITHLNAQQIKTDRLLP from the coding sequence TATTGCTATTTTTGATCGTCGGGATTGCGGCTTCGGTTTATTATTACAACCGTCCGGCAGAGTCATCAAGAATTCATATTTCAACCAATCCGTGGATCGGCTTTACCCCTTTTATCTATGCCCAGGAGAAAGGGTGGCTGGAGAGCACTCCGTTTCGGTTCTTATGGCTGGTTGATTTGACGGATAATGCCCGTTTGTACGAAAGGGGATTCACGCAGGGATTTACCGCAACACAGTATGAGCTGCTCCATTTTAAAAACAAAAATACCATCAAACCTGTATTTTTAATCGATCAATCTTTCGGTGCCGATGCCATTGTTTCCAACCGAACCCTTGAAGAATTGCAAAATACGAGAGAAAAAGTAGATGTCTATTTGGAACAAGGATCCCTCAATGATGATTTTTTTGAAGCGTTTGTCACTGAAAAAGGGCTCCAAAAAGTAACGTTTCAAAAAATCGATACATCTCAAAAAAATATCTCTACCCTCACGGAGATGTCACATCCGATTATTATTATCTCGTATCAGCCGTATCTTGCGGGATTGATCAAAAAAGGGTTTAAAGTCCTTGTTTCGACCCAGAGCATGCAGACTTTTTTTGTCGTTGATGCGTTATTTGTGGATGAAAAGACGATTCAGGGGCGAGAGAAAGAGTTTGCCGATCTTAAAAAATTGTTTGCGTTAGGGGTTGAGCGGTTTAAACGAGATCCGCATGAGTACTATGAGACGATCAAAGGGTATTTGGAAGGGCAGAGCTATGAAGAATTTATGGAAACAACCACTCAAATCAAGTGGTTGTATCAAACCCATCCGAATGAGATTATTACTCATCTCAATGCCCAGCAGATAAAAACAGACAGGCTGTTGCCGTGA